One genomic segment of Acinetobacter sp. C26M includes these proteins:
- a CDS encoding SUMF1/EgtB/PvdO family nonheme iron enzyme gives MKWITFLISLSSLSLVTGCSKVKPANTHSHTQNSTETRLGSLQQCQQYSGLPEAWQNSKTAGMVWVPKGSFQLGSNLAYPDELNFGQAQRQVAGFWIDQTEVTVAQFSSFVKATDYVTDAEKQKQAAVFSPDVNNPNQWWQLKVDYTWKTPNGVQGQPPLPSEPVRYVTKNDAEHYAVWLGRDLPTEQEWEYAAKAGSKTDTPLHQAPQDAHQHPQANYWQGEFPFNNTVADHFQSVAPVGCYSANAFKLFDMIGNVWEWTSSVYHGAHDQHMGNYAELRQQNSTATQYVLKGGSFLCASNFCARYRNSSRYPQEFDLAATHVGFRTVLRTAE, from the coding sequence ATGAAGTGGATTACCTTTTTAATTTCACTCAGCAGCCTGTCCCTCGTGACAGGCTGTAGCAAAGTTAAGCCTGCTAACACTCATTCTCATACACAAAATAGCACCGAGACTCGACTAGGCTCATTACAGCAATGCCAACAGTATTCTGGTTTACCCGAAGCATGGCAAAACAGTAAAACCGCTGGGATGGTATGGGTTCCTAAAGGTTCATTTCAATTGGGATCAAATCTTGCCTACCCTGATGAGCTGAATTTTGGCCAAGCACAACGTCAGGTGGCAGGTTTTTGGATCGATCAAACCGAAGTAACGGTTGCCCAGTTTTCCAGTTTTGTTAAAGCAACAGACTATGTCACTGATGCGGAAAAACAGAAACAAGCTGCCGTATTTTCTCCTGATGTCAATAACCCAAATCAATGGTGGCAACTGAAAGTAGATTACACATGGAAAACACCGAATGGCGTTCAAGGTCAGCCTCCATTGCCGTCTGAGCCAGTTCGCTATGTCACTAAAAATGATGCTGAACACTATGCCGTTTGGTTGGGGCGGGATTTACCCACAGAACAAGAATGGGAATATGCAGCCAAGGCTGGTTCGAAAACCGATACCCCTTTACACCAAGCACCACAGGATGCCCATCAACATCCACAAGCCAATTATTGGCAAGGTGAATTTCCTTTCAATAATACGGTTGCAGATCATTTTCAAAGTGTCGCACCCGTCGGCTGTTACTCTGCAAATGCCTTTAAGCTGTTCGATATGATTGGCAATGTCTGGGAGTGGACCTCATCTGTTTATCACGGCGCACATGATCAGCACATGGGCAATTACGCAGAACTGCGTCAACAAAACAGCACCGCAACGCAATATGTACTTAAAGGCGGTTCTTTTCTATGCGCCTCCAACTTTTGCGCCCGTTATCGAAATAGCAGCCGCTATCCACAAGAATTTGATTTGGCAGCTACGCATGTCGGATTTAGAACGGTTTTACGTACAGCTGAATGA
- the epmA gene encoding EF-P lysine aminoacylase EpmA has protein sequence MSQAMKSYQPTCSIDALKARAEMYGKIRQFFAQRSVLEVETPVLSQAGVTDVHLASVQVQRHIHGKLNTQYLQTSPEFPMKRLLASGSGAIYQICKVFRDDEHGRKHNSEFTMLEWYRPGLDLKGLMHETADLLETCLAHRFGDIRPVVLSYKHAFQDRLDINPLQASLKQLKETANRVGLNLDLGDDRLAYMDLLFSHFVEPSLGFDAPVFLTDFPPEMASLAKVKLDEDGESVAARFEVYIEGLELANAYDELLDAEVLASRFEADNAERAKQGLAVIPTDQYLLAALPHMPECSGIALGIDRLLMVAMNQVKIDQVIAFPAEIA, from the coding sequence ATGAGTCAAGCAATGAAAAGCTATCAACCAACCTGTTCAATTGATGCCTTAAAAGCACGTGCGGAGATGTACGGCAAGATTCGTCAGTTTTTTGCACAACGCAGTGTTTTAGAAGTAGAAACTCCAGTTTTGTCTCAGGCAGGGGTGACGGATGTACATTTGGCTTCTGTTCAAGTACAGCGTCATATTCATGGCAAATTAAATACCCAGTATTTACAGACCTCGCCTGAATTTCCAATGAAACGTTTATTGGCCAGTGGCAGTGGGGCAATCTATCAAATTTGCAAAGTGTTTCGCGATGATGAACACGGGCGTAAGCACAACAGTGAATTTACCATGTTGGAATGGTATCGACCGGGATTAGACTTAAAAGGCTTGATGCATGAAACTGCGGATCTGTTAGAAACCTGTTTGGCACATCGTTTTGGTGATATTCGTCCAGTAGTTCTCAGTTATAAGCATGCTTTTCAGGATCGTTTGGATATTAATCCTTTGCAAGCCAGCTTGAAACAACTCAAAGAGACTGCCAATCGTGTTGGGCTTAATCTTGATTTGGGTGATGATCGTCTGGCTTATATGGATCTGTTATTTTCGCACTTTGTTGAGCCAAGTCTGGGCTTTGATGCGCCTGTATTTTTAACTGACTTCCCACCTGAAATGGCGTCATTGGCCAAAGTAAAACTGGATGAGGATGGTGAGTCCGTTGCAGCTCGTTTTGAGGTTTATATCGAAGGTCTAGAGCTGGCAAATGCCTATGATGAGTTATTAGATGCTGAAGTTCTAGCATCTCGTTTTGAGGCAGATAATGCAGAACGTGCAAAGCAGGGTTTGGCTGTGATTCCAACTGATCAATATTTATTGGCAGCTTTACCCCATATGCCAGAATGTTCTGGTATTGCTTTGGGTATCGACCGCTTACTTATGGTTGCCATGAATCAAGTCAAAATTGATCAGGTTATTGCATTCCCAGCAGAGATTGCCTAA
- a CDS encoding rhomboid family intramembrane serine protease, whose amino-acid sequence MLHLPFGHTVTLIIITVAISLLAFSNQAVMNRLIFWPPAMQRGQYDRFITHGFIHADGTHLLFNMITLFFFGNIIESFYRQFFYDMGFVLFYLGGLIVAILPSYLKHRHDARWASLGASGAVSAVLFAYILFQPWNLIFVFFIPVPAIIFAILYVAYSIWSGKRGNSNINHSAHLWGAAYGVVVTIILEPRVVPHFLNQLTKIPF is encoded by the coding sequence ATGTTACATCTACCCTTTGGTCACACTGTGACTCTTATCATTATTACTGTTGCAATCTCCTTATTGGCCTTCTCCAATCAGGCTGTAATGAACCGTTTGATCTTTTGGCCTCCTGCAATGCAACGTGGACAATATGACCGTTTTATCACGCATGGCTTTATTCATGCCGATGGTACGCATCTATTGTTCAATATGATCACGCTGTTTTTCTTCGGCAATATTATCGAAAGCTTCTATCGTCAGTTTTTCTATGACATGGGCTTTGTTCTGTTCTATTTGGGCGGACTGATTGTTGCGATTTTACCGAGCTATCTGAAGCATCGTCATGATGCACGATGGGCAAGCTTAGGTGCTTCTGGTGCAGTCTCGGCAGTGCTATTTGCCTATATCCTGTTCCAACCGTGGAACTTGATTTTTGTGTTCTTTATTCCTGTTCCTGCAATTATTTTTGCCATTTTATATGTGGCCTATAGCATCTGGTCAGGTAAACGCGGCAATAGCAATATCAACCACAGTGCGCATCTCTGGGGTGCTGCCTATGGCGTAGTAGTGACTATCATCTTGGAACCGCGAGTTGTTCCACATTTCTTGAATCAACTCACCAAAATCCCATTTTAA
- a CDS encoding LuxR C-terminal-related transcriptional regulator: protein MTLSQHSPVVDILNKVQHADDWMTFLEQLNHYFDVQASQLLAVDLEVQALSFSVHHGVNFDSNQLEQAALTQIRLAIDDDPRLKKMLLGPMTGWMHCNQHFQEHEITQTQVYQRVLQPLDLRFCSAIQIIYDHKVCVLLAFLTSPKRGALSCIELQPIYEILPIVQQKIQQYRHHFEYSTMTLLGSQLIQKMNQPIAIINLNGDILEINREAEQLLEHNPHICIQQRRFIFSENKQIQFDQHLIELERQYKNNPKQTSHECSKIMLLDQHLFLTLDLLSPEKSHKIFGLRPVLLATFSGLKQKPKYQKDICTQLFMFTPVEHKICEQLLEGKTTKEIALSHEIQADTVKKHLQSIFKKTGTHRQSELIQLLMQLL, encoded by the coding sequence ATGACTCTAAGCCAACACAGCCCAGTCGTGGACATCTTGAATAAAGTTCAGCATGCTGATGATTGGATGACCTTCTTAGAGCAACTGAATCACTATTTTGATGTGCAAGCTTCGCAACTGTTGGCTGTTGACCTTGAAGTCCAAGCACTCTCTTTCAGCGTCCATCACGGGGTGAATTTTGACTCCAATCAACTGGAACAAGCCGCACTGACCCAAATCCGCTTGGCCATAGATGATGACCCGCGTTTAAAGAAAATGCTTTTGGGACCGATGACGGGATGGATGCATTGCAATCAACACTTTCAAGAGCACGAAATCACCCAAACACAAGTTTACCAACGTGTTTTACAGCCCTTAGATCTACGTTTCTGTTCAGCCATTCAAATCATTTATGATCATAAAGTCTGTGTATTACTGGCCTTTCTCACCAGCCCTAAGCGTGGTGCGTTAAGCTGTATTGAACTTCAGCCGATTTATGAAATTTTACCGATCGTACAGCAGAAAATTCAACAATATCGCCATCATTTTGAATATTCCACCATGACCTTACTTGGGTCACAGTTAATTCAAAAAATGAACCAACCGATTGCGATTATTAACCTCAATGGGGATATCTTAGAAATTAATCGTGAAGCTGAACAGTTACTGGAGCATAATCCGCATATTTGCATTCAGCAACGCCGCTTTATTTTCAGTGAAAACAAGCAAATCCAATTCGATCAACACCTGATTGAACTCGAACGTCAGTATAAAAACAATCCTAAACAAACAAGTCATGAATGTTCTAAAATCATGCTGCTCGATCAACACTTATTCTTAACGCTAGATTTACTCAGCCCAGAAAAAAGCCATAAGATTTTTGGCCTTCGTCCAGTCTTACTTGCAACCTTTTCTGGATTAAAACAGAAGCCAAAATATCAGAAAGACATTTGTACCCAGCTGTTTATGTTTACACCTGTTGAACATAAAATATGTGAGCAACTGCTTGAGGGCAAAACCACCAAAGAAATTGCCCTTTCACATGAAATTCAAGCGGATACGGTAAAGAAGCATCTGCAATCAATTTTCAAAAAAACCGGAACTCATCGCCAAAGTGAATTAATACAGCTATTGATGCAACTTCTATAA
- a CDS encoding arylsulfatase, with protein sequence MSRNSLLSTLSIALFSLSISACSNNDSDDSNTVVETKKQPNILFIMADDLGYSDLGAFGGEIHTPNIDELTRAGRILTDYHTAPTCSPTRSQLISGTDHHLAGIGAMAELTPEHLKGQPGYEGYLNERSLSIAEVLKDNGYRTYISGKWHLGLTDATNAHAKGFDHSFTLLQGLDLHFKQAPTAYKRNASYTEDGKPVPISSLPDDFFSTNYFTDKLISYLESGKGSGKPFFAYAAYTAPHWPLQAPAEYRDRYRGVYDAGYDVIRDARIARQKQLGLIPANFKAAEPIATQNAPQKYGKWNELSTEQKALEARRMEIYAGMVENLDANIGRVIQYLKRNNLYDNTLIFFVSDNGAEGFIRGNYGIESGFDNSVNNVGTSNSYHYVGPRWAEVSAAPFHLWKDTAGEGATTAPAIVKLPYQTKAQATHHGFASVLDVFPTVLDYANISVPQGQYKGRQINTPSGYSWKPVLDNKAQAIRPVNFSFSDELHGSKYARQGDWKIALQGKSELGTGTWELYNLKNDRGETQNLAQDNPAKLQELVDVYNKYTQQNGVKEYNLK encoded by the coding sequence ATGTCTCGTAATAGCCTTCTTAGCACGCTTTCAATTGCGTTATTTAGCCTTTCAATTTCAGCTTGCAGTAATAATGATTCTGATGATTCAAATACTGTGGTTGAAACCAAGAAACAACCCAATATTTTATTCATTATGGCAGATGACTTAGGCTATTCAGACTTAGGGGCTTTCGGTGGGGAAATTCATACCCCAAATATCGACGAACTGACCCGAGCAGGTCGCATCTTAACGGATTACCATACTGCCCCGACCTGCTCCCCGACCCGTTCACAATTGATTTCTGGAACTGACCACCATTTAGCAGGTATTGGTGCAATGGCTGAACTCACACCTGAGCATCTAAAAGGTCAGCCTGGTTATGAAGGTTATTTAAATGAACGTTCACTTTCGATTGCCGAAGTTCTCAAAGACAATGGCTATCGAACCTATATCAGTGGTAAATGGCATTTGGGTCTAACCGATGCAACCAATGCCCATGCCAAAGGATTTGATCATTCATTTACGCTATTGCAAGGCTTAGACCTACATTTTAAACAAGCTCCTACTGCCTATAAACGTAATGCCTCATATACAGAAGATGGTAAACCAGTTCCGATTTCATCCTTGCCCGATGATTTCTTCTCTACCAACTACTTCACTGACAAACTGATCAGTTATCTAGAATCAGGCAAAGGCTCGGGTAAACCCTTCTTTGCCTATGCTGCTTACACTGCACCACATTGGCCCTTACAAGCACCAGCTGAATATCGCGATCGTTATCGTGGTGTTTATGACGCAGGCTATGATGTGATTCGCGATGCGCGTATAGCTCGCCAAAAACAACTCGGATTAATTCCAGCCAACTTTAAAGCGGCAGAACCAATCGCCACGCAAAATGCACCGCAAAAATATGGCAAGTGGAATGAGCTTTCAACTGAACAAAAAGCGTTAGAAGCACGCAGAATGGAAATCTATGCAGGCATGGTCGAAAATCTGGATGCCAATATCGGTCGGGTGATTCAATATTTAAAACGTAATAACTTATATGACAACACTTTAATTTTCTTTGTTTCCGATAATGGTGCGGAAGGTTTTATTCGTGGTAATTATGGGATTGAGTCAGGTTTTGATAACAGCGTCAATAACGTAGGAACATCAAACTCTTATCACTATGTTGGGCCACGTTGGGCAGAGGTGAGTGCTGCGCCCTTTCACTTATGGAAGGATACCGCTGGTGAAGGTGCAACCACCGCACCTGCAATTGTGAAACTGCCATACCAAACCAAAGCTCAAGCCACGCATCATGGTTTTGCCTCAGTCTTGGATGTGTTCCCAACCGTGCTCGACTACGCCAATATTTCCGTCCCACAAGGTCAATACAAAGGCCGTCAAATCAATACACCAAGCGGCTATTCATGGAAACCCGTACTCGACAATAAAGCCCAAGCCATTCGCCCAGTCAACTTTAGCTTTTCCGATGAATTGCATGGCAGTAAATATGCACGTCAAGGGGACTGGAAAATTGCATTACAAGGTAAATCAGAACTCGGAACAGGTACATGGGAGTTATACAACTTGAAAAATGATCGAGGTGAAACACAAAACCTTGCTCAGGATAATCCTGCCAAGTTACAAGAACTGGTGGATGTCTATAACAAATATACCCAGCAAAATGGTGTTAAGGAATACAACCTTAAATGA